aaagctatggaccaaaggACCTACTTTTaacattttgcccccacttttctctttcCCTTAAGGGTAGCcttggtcttttgtcatggacccctaggctataaataccccccatgggggcatgtaccattcactctcacttgaataaactcaaggggagagggctagagtgctccctctaaggttcgctctcgtgcgccgctctcgactgaaagtcgattggcctcgaggaagccttctaggtgactctagtttcgaggctccgaactaaccttggttggcacgggctcgaaggagaaggggttgggttagagtttcgagggtatcctaacctcgatacttgaaAAGACgtgttcggtccaagtacgaggcggccccgacgaacctctcgccaaaaggtgtcttgggaagatccgctcagcccaagcccttggctaacaaccccctcgaagcatttcttaacataggattaagtcgcacccgcaggtcGACCGAaactattcaaaaaatatcaacgtgtcaacttgttcaagtttacggcgaccttcgctataaggacGGCGTACACGCCttacttttatacccgcacttttgccatcgagcattggcactccttattctaattgttgtcgagaacaacaacacaaaCCATAAACAATAATTACTTCTGAATACGAAcacaatgatatcaattttatcacaaaaattataaagtAAATAGACTTATTATTAGTCAAGGGAAAACGAAACACACCTCATATCGAACACGAAACTGAAGGGaaggaagggggggggggagggggggggagGCAACAAAGGGAAGGcctcctttgattcaaaggatttcTGTAGGAATTTTGAAGGCTTGAAATCATAGGGCTCAAGTGGACATGACATTAGAATCctatatttttcctattcttTTACTTTTCCAATCCTATGAATCAAATAGGCCCTAAGAAAAAGGGGCATCGACATATATAGGGGTGTGGGTGATGGCATGGCCGCCGATCGGCCGTACCATCCGAGATGTGACCGCAATTGTACAAGGTGACGTGGGATATATGGCGTAGGCGTCCAACAGGTGGGCCGGTAGGCCAACGAGCATGTGCCACATGGTAGGATcccttgaattttttttctttccatttcCTTTTGTTGTTAAACCTAAATCCGTTGAAAACTtattttgttgatttggcGATCCAAATCAACTTAAAATATTATATGAGATTTTAAAGGTAGGCTTGAAATGTTATTATTCACCTACTATAGAAGTCATCATTTTAGGCAAGTTTGAATCTATTTGAATTTAAACATTTGTTTAAATTCAAAATGCTTCGGGGTCATTTTGAACTACAGCTACCATTTTTGTATTTCATAAAATATTATTTCTAAGATAAATAAACATCATATACATAATTTGGTGATCGTAGGTTTAAAATTTGTATGATTTTCTAGGGTTtttaaaatatgaaaaatcaTGTATATCAATTATTTGAGGGTCCAAATGAATTCGATAAATCATGAAAATTTAGAAAGACTCGTATTATATATGTGagcttgctaccaaaatttcATTGTCACTGGATAATTATTTGTATGTGTTTATTTACACAGGTCCAAGATTAGGGTTTAAAGGTGGATTTATAAAAAGTTTTAGTTCTTTAGCCATTTAATAATGCATAACTAATGTGATAATGATATGTTTAAGGATACCTCATTACATTTTCATAATCCTAGGTCTTGGTCCATGCCATCTCATCTAGAGAGGTTGCAACTCAGTTGAGGTCTTGGTCGATGCCATCTCATCTAGAGAGGTTGCAACTCTCCCATACCGGGTCGAGGAGCCAAAAATCTTCTATTCTTTTTTGTCGAGGAACAAAATATAGAATAAAAAGAAGGCTAAGACCAAATGTCTACTTTCGTGGCAGTTGGTGACAGAAAAATATAGTGTTCTTAAAAATAATGTAGTCAAATGTTATATGATATGAATCAACAGTgcttttaaaaataaatttactgatatcaattttatatTACATAAAcctttttctgaaaaaaaataaggtaGCCACGAATGCCACGTGGCACATAAACCATATACTGTTAACTAAGTAATTCTTGATTAAATCTTTGTTTTAAAACAAAGTCTAATATAATTTATAATATGAAAAGGAGCGGCTATTATGACAGTCCAAATCATGACAGCAAACCATACGTATATAAGTATACAATAGTACAAAACCTGTAAATTCAAACCGATCTACAAATTCATTATTCAGATCATCAATGTGAGGTTAGTTTTCTTTGGCATCTGCATGCTAATTCAGTCACCAATCACAAAGATCGAGGAGATATacggtactccctccgtttcataaaaatCCATGACAATCACCAACTTTCATAAAAATCCGTGACAATCACCAACTAGAGCTAGTTTAAATTCGTGACAAtcaatatggaacggagggattaCGTACCAACCACAACAAAGAACAAAGCTAGCGCGACGAGGGGCCAAGGGACGTTGGCCCTGTGCCGCGGATGTACGTACGGGCGCAAATTTTAATAATGTCGTCACGGCTTCAATCATCACAGATCAAGAATCCAACGATGCTTTGTGCCGCTCCCAAAATATAATCCTGCCTGCCTCCCTTCCGTACGCCCCAGTAACAAAAAGATAATCAGCCCGCGACGACGTTGCAACCACACACGCATATATGGCCCCTCTGAATCGAATAAAGCACATTGCGGCATTCCTTAGCTACTACTCCGTAGCTAAATTAGCATCGCGGCATtccttagtttttttttttttggcattcCTTAGCTACGTATACATAGCTGATAGATTAGCTAGCTCTAGTAGCCGGCCGCCTTGCACGCACATCTCTCCGATACATACGAGAATTGAAAGTACTGTTCCTGTCAAATTTTAATTACGGCAAAGAACCAGAAAAAAGCCAcaactcttctttttttttctgcgggGGAGCATAAAAATACCTCTGTGTCGCAGCTGGAGGATGGATCGATCGGCGTCTAGCACATTGATTTGGGACAAGACCCGACCGACGCCCGGGAATTAAAGGCGATCGAGCACACGGGCAGGAAGCTAGCCGGTGGTTTTTGAGCTTGATCAGGGAGGGTTGTACTGTACGTGGGGCCGCCGGTCATGACGCGAGGCACGCTAGGGGAGGAGATCTCGGGATCGACCAAGTTAATTTTCATGTAAAAATGGGCAAATAATCGCATGCAGCATGCACAGTGCGTACATATATAGCCCACAGTACCGATCGAGAGGATCAGGGATGGACGGGCGGCTTTCCTACAGAGATGAtcgaggccggccggcagggGTCAGGGTGCTCCGTACGTTACGTGATGATGGGAAGAGGGTCCGGCCATGCAAAAGACAAGCAGCTAGTCGAGCTAGCCATTGATTCATTCGCTTCACTTTAATTTCTCCCACCTGCAGGCTCCTCGAACGATCCAGGACAGTACTGCACACACACCGTGCATCGATGTCGACCCCTTCCGCGCGAAAAAAGTGAGGGGGAGAAAAAGGGCTAGCTactgttcttcttcctctttcttctccagTTCTCCTCaatctttctctctctctccctgactctcataaaaaaaaggaacatggATTCACCCCAAAAAAATGCATGGCAGACAGGCAGAGCCGCAGAGGGATCGAGCTCGACCGAGCATATATATAGCATGGCAAAAATGAAAGGCGCCTGGAAAATGAGATCTACCACGGTCAAATGAGGGActgtgagagagagaaaaaagagaaaggggGAACAACAGATCGGAGCCAAAGAAAAACGGATGGATCTGTAATTAATGTATCCAGGATTAGTTAATTTGTTCACCATTAATTCCAATTCAGAAATCTGATGCTGTTCCACACTTCGCCCTGAAAAGGTACAGTACAGTACAGCACAGAGACTACTGGAAGGAAAAAACGGAAGGAAAACAAGCTCGGGAAATAATTAACTTGCTGCTGCCATGCAGATGAGTGCATGCACGTTGGCTGGAAGATCAGTGGGGGGGAGTGAGATCTTCCTTCGGAGAGAGGAATTGAACAGTGGGTAAGCGCGCCCGCGCACGTGTGGTCGTCGCCATGGGCCTAGCTTACTCCCCGCAGTCTAGCTACAGTACGTCCCATCCTGCCAGGGACCAGAGAAGATCTCCTGAGTTCAGCTCTCTATATATCCAACTGAAATAAATCAagaactgcatgcatgcatggctagCTTCAGTTGGCACTTCTCGTCATGGCAATTTAAATCCAACATGTATTTAGCACTGGTttacagtactccctctgctCCCTCTCGTtctgattcataaaaagtgtcgttcacttagtataaaatttgtactaatttagtataaaatggacgacactttttacgtatcggagggagtattatttagcGTGAACAAATTAACCTTTTGTTGTAGGAAAAGTTCTAATTAACCTCAAAATGAagataatttgttttatttttcgaAATGAAGGGCATACCTCCGGCCTCAAACTGCAGCTAAAATTAAGATCGAAGGGCAATGCATACATGCTGAGCATTTTAGAAATGTATTTAATGGTAGTGCGGGTTCAGGAGTGTGGACTGTGTGGAGTCTGGGCCAAGGACTATGTGTGTGCACACTAGGAGGAGTACATGCATCATTGATTCAAGCTTTTAATAATTTGCATATGTGTATGTCTCTATTTGCATAGCATTAGCGAGACACAAATTGCAGGGAAGAAgatgtatatatgtacgtTTGACAGCGTGGGTACTGCGTCTCAGTACTATAGCAGTGTCGTTGTTGAGCTATTAGCCAAGAACGTACTATAGACGAACAGTCAGTAATAAATCAATGGAAGCAAGATGGAAATGTTCCTAGTTGAAGCAGATCAGAATATACCTAGCTTGTTGAAATGGAAGAGATCTTAAATATTCAATTAACCTCAGATCAAATCATCGCTTTTGGGTCACCAAGGAGGCATGCATGGAACAATATATGATCGAGCAAACATCACGCCGCGCTATATAGCTGATTAATTATCCGCTAGCGTCCCAAAACTTCTCCAAATCCCAATTATCGCTTTGCTGACGTGCTGACACATATACTATAATCAGCTAGCTAGTCATTAATTAAGGACACAAGGATTAAAAAGTACTCGATCGAGAAGAAGACAAGAACGCCaggcaagaaaaaagagataGCGTGAGAGATTGCACAAGAGGCCAACACCAACAGAGAGAGAAGGATAATGGAACCAAATGGCAAATTAAAGAAGCAGCTCAAATCTTAATTGCAATCAAGTTAAGCTAGCGCGAGGTATACCGGCCGACACGTACAGAGAAGCAAACAATCCAGAGAGGTTTTCGAGGAGATTCTACTATACTCATCGGGAGCCGGCGCTTGTCGGTGCAGCAGTAGTGCTGCCACTCCCTCCGGTCTGCTGGCCAGTTGGTACCACCGCTGGtgctgcagccgccgccgtggcacCACCGGTCTGGCCACTGGactctccgccgccaccgccagaAGCAGCAATAGCAGAAGCGGAATCAGTCGCTGCTGaagctcctgccgccgccgaagagCTCGTCCCCTCCCCAGCAGCTGCCTGCTGAGCGGCCGGCAAGGCCTGCTGCGTGCGCttgcgcttcttcttcttctcgtagGGGATCCCCCTGGCCTTGGCCTGCGCGTCGCGGACCTCGCGGAGGTAGATCCtgacggcgcgggcggcgaaAGGGTTGGACTCGGGCGCGTGGCCGGACTCCTCGTatgcggcgcggaggcggccgaTGAGCGCGTCGAGGGAGCCCCAGGCCTGCCGCAGCGGGCACGGGCAGGGGGCCGGGGGGCTCGGGTCGCCATAGTGGGCGCAGGCCGGGGCGTGCACCTTGGTCTTGCCGAACTGGTCGAGGTACTTGAGGAACTCGATGACGTGCGCGCCGCTGCACCGGGCGAGGGAGAGCGGCGGGCGGTGGTTCCGCAGGTACTGCAGGAACGTGTTCCAGTCCCGACGCTTCTGCGACTCGTACCTGctcagctgctgctgagggggaggaggtggtgccggcggatgcgcgtcggcgccggggcccgaggaggaggacggagtagtagtagtagtagtagtagtagtagtaccgCCGACGGCGCCCGCCGAGGAATCCATGCGCAGTTAACTAGCCTAGCCGGGCGGCCGAcggcgcggccgcgcgcggcgcggcTGGAGCGAGCGATCGGGCAGGGAGGACGAGGGGCGGCGGGTGTGGATGGGGgaagcgggggggggggggggggggggggggtgggggaaAGCGACGGGGGCGGGGAGGTGAACCTGATCGAATTGCTTCTGCTAGCTAGTAGTGCAGTGAAGGGGACGGAGAAGGGGTGTTTGTACATGATGTGAGGGCGATAGCTAAGCTGGGGGAGCGCTGCGTGGGGGCCGGGGAGCATTTCACGTGGTGGCCCCTGGCCGTAGCTAGTCGCCCCGCAAGTACACGCCCGCGCTACGTACGCAGGAGCAAgcgagtatatatatacctacCTAGTATAGGCCAGGTGTGTTGCGCAGCAAGCATGTATGGATGAACAGTAGTGCACGTGCGCATAGCATGCACCGCCGTCGGTCGCCTGCCTAGAAGTGGACTGTTGAGCGGGCAGATGTGTACATGGGTCTTCGTATCATTCCTGGCCACAAGAAAATAACTCAGTCCTAATAATTACTCCCCCGCTCGCATtataaattcttgtcgtgaaGTTAATTAAGACAAATTAAAttcatgacaagaatttagtatcggATGGGGTAACATGCATGGTGATGGTGTGTTGTTGTTTCGGTGCCAGTTAcgtcttttattttttacgaAGCAATTTCAAGTTTCGGTTGTGCATTTGAAAGTTTTTCTAAAACCGcgtttaaaaagaaaagaaaaaacgctGCTACATCTTCGGTCCGGTTAATAAAATTGCAAACATGCTATTAATCACAGTGAAAAAACCTTGATTTTCTCCAACATGCa
The Brachypodium distachyon strain Bd21 chromosome 2, Brachypodium_distachyon_v3.0, whole genome shotgun sequence genome window above contains:
- the LOC100822734 gene encoding protein G1-like7, yielding MDSSAGAVGGTTTTTTTTTTPSSSSGPGADAHPPAPPPPPQQQLSRYESQKRRDWNTFLQYLRNHRPPLSLARCSGAHVIEFLKYLDQFGKTKVHAPACAHYGDPSPPAPCPCPLRQAWGSLDALIGRLRAAYEESGHAPESNPFAARAVRIYLREVRDAQAKARGIPYEKKKKRKRTQQALPAAQQAAAGEGTSSSAAAGASAATDSASAIAASGGGGGESSGQTGGATAAAAAPAVVPTGQQTGGSGSTTAAPTSAGSR